From the genome of Verrucomicrobiia bacterium:
GAGACAGAACGGATAGTGGGCGGACACGCTTCTTGGTAAGATGGTGACATGATCACGTCCATCCTTATCGATGCCACTCATATTGGCACCAACCAGCCTACGGGTGTGGAGCGGTACGTTGACGCGCTTCTCCCCGTCTTGAGCGAAAAGCTTATGGCCGCAGGGGTGGATGTTACTTGGGTCAGCCACTATGACGAGCCAGCCCACCCGGCCGGGGTGAAGTGGATCCGTTCTGAGCACGTCCATGGCTGGGGCCAGTTTGCCGTGCGCCAGCTCATGCTGGATGGCAAATTTGACCTTTACTTTACGCCCTCTAGCATTGTGCCCCTAGGCGGTCTTTTCCAGCGCTCCATGACCATGCATGACCTGTCCTTTATGCGCTTTCCCAAGGCGTACAGTCCAAGCCAGCGCATACGGCTCGGCTGGTGGGCGCCCCGTGCTGCAGTACTGTCGCGCACAATTATTGTGCCAAGCGAATTTGTAAAAAATGACCTCATCCGCTTTTGGAAAGTTCCCACTAATAAGATAGAGGTGGCATACCATGGCCCAATTCCTCTCAGCGAGAAGGCAGTAACGGTGGAGGGTGTCAATCCGGAAAAGCCGTTCATTGTGTACATGGGCCGTTTAGAGGAGAAGAAAGGATTGACTCCCCTCATTCTCGCTTTCGTAGAGCTCGCTAAAAAGAACCCGGACTTGCAGTTGGTCCTTGCTGGTAAGGCTGGTGTTGGTGAGGATATTGTCCGCCGCACTGTGCGCGAGATGGACAGCGCTACTAACAACCGGATTATTTTGCCAGGCTATGTTTCCAATGAGCAGCAGCGCTGGCTCTATGATCACGCACGGGTCGTGGCCGTCCCTTCTCCCGCGGAAGGGTTTGGCTTTGGGGTATTGGAAGGTTTTGAGTCGAGTGTCCCAGTAGTCTGCAGTACCGAGGGTGCTGCCCCGGAAATTGGCGGCGATGCCGTCCTTAAAGCTTCAAACCTCCCTAGCTGGATTGGACTCCTGAATCAGGCCTTAGAGGATGAGCCTACCCGTTCCCGCCTTATTGCCGAGGGTAAAAAGCGCCTTACCCAGTTTAGCTGGGACAAGTCTGCGCAAGAGACGGCCGAAGCGCTCATAAGGGATTAAAAAACTCCCCGGCCTAGATTGACTGGGGAGGTTGGATGACGAGGTTGGCTAGGAACAGGAGGAAAACGAAGAGAAAGACGCCTGCGAGTGAGAGGCACATCTTTGCGTTCCACCTGTCTGCCCTTGCTAGATAAGGGATAGAAGCTTCATTTGCACTCTGGTTAAACAGATAGCCAAGTGTGCCGAGCGCCAAGGCGAGGCATGCGAAGCACGCCATGAAGATAAGGAATGGGATCAAAGGTACGGTCACGTCTCACCTCCGGAGATGTGCGGCTACTGTAGCGCATCGGGCGGTTTTGTCAATGAAAAGAGCCCCGGTTAACGGGGCTCTGAAGTCTTAGGATATGGGGCTTTCTGCGTAGGAAGCCTCTTCAATGGGGATGTCTCCCACCGAGCGGGCCACGCCTTTGAATGATTCCCGTACGTAGCGAACATCGTTCTCATGCAGCTGGAACTCATCCGTAGGGAGC
Proteins encoded in this window:
- a CDS encoding glycosyltransferase family 1 protein, with product MITSILIDATHIGTNQPTGVERYVDALLPVLSEKLMAAGVDVTWVSHYDEPAHPAGVKWIRSEHVHGWGQFAVRQLMLDGKFDLYFTPSSIVPLGGLFQRSMTMHDLSFMRFPKAYSPSQRIRLGWWAPRAAVLSRTIIVPSEFVKNDLIRFWKVPTNKIEVAYHGPIPLSEKAVTVEGVNPEKPFIVYMGRLEEKKGLTPLILAFVELAKKNPDLQLVLAGKAGVGEDIVRRTVREMDSATNNRIILPGYVSNEQQRWLYDHARVVAVPSPAEGFGFGVLEGFESSVPVVCSTEGAAPEIGGDAVLKASNLPSWIGLLNQALEDEPTRSRLIAEGKKRLTQFSWDKSAQETAEALIRD